The Prevotella sp. E2-28 genome includes the window AATTTGTACCGCAGCAGGTATTATGCCATGCTTTATGTCTTCGGCTGGTCACTTGCGCTCTCCTTGATTTGGGGCTTTTCCCGGTGGATATGGGTTACGTCATTACATGTATTTGAGACCGGCGGCACAATCCCCCATGTTGTGGTGCCGCTGTCCCTTACAGCCGTTCAGCTGCTTCTGTGTCGCCATTTCATACGTGGCATTCATAATAGCATAGAATGGGCTGTATGGATAGTGCTGCCCGTCATTTCCTTCCTGCTCTACTTTAGTGTAGGCGTGTATGTAGAGGTGCGTAATTCCTTTTGTATAGACTTCGAGATGAGTCACCAACTGGCTATGCTATGGCAGACCATCCTGATGTTTGAAGCCTTGGCACTTTTTCTCATCTATCAGCATTACTATGTCATAGAGGAATATGAGGATTCGGCTCAAAAGACCATTCGGCCAGTCTTCAAACCATACATATTCGCACGAATACTTGTCCTTTACATCGTTCCGGCTATCATGGTGCTCATGTTTATAGCCATGAAGTCAGATGCTATGCGATCAGGGCAGAATGTGAACTGGTCTCTTATAAGATGGGGCTCCCTTTTCTTTCCTTATGTGCTAGCAGAAGGTGAGTGGTGGCGCCTTATCTCCTACGCCTTCCAGCATGGCAGTTTGGTGCATCTGGTCTCGAACATGATATGCTATTGGTGGTGTATGCAGGCTCTTCTAAAACGGTATAATGGCTATCAGCTGTTAGGCGTATTCCTGTTGACTTCTTTCTTTTCTGGAGTGAGTATCCTGGTTTTCAGTGAGCAAAATACCATTGGAGCATCAGGAGGAGTCTTTGGATTAATGGCTTTTTGGGCCATTGATTCTTTTTATACTCTTAAGAGTATTGAAAAAAAGAAAGAGAGAGCTTCTGTCGTAGATAGACGTAAATTAGAGTTAGAACAGATTGACGTACGAACAGAATGTAGTAGTGTCATCAGCATGCTTGCCTACAATGTGGTACATAGTTTCGCTGCTGCAGTAAGTACCAGTGGTCATTTCGGTGGCTTGGTTGCAGGCGTAGCTGTTTGGTTCCTGTTTAATATCTGGCCTATCCTCACTTGGATCATTGCTTCCCTCAGCGTTGTACTCATCGTATTTTGCTTGTACAACTGTCGTATCACTCTGATGCAGATACATTCAGACAATTTCAAAGCCAAGATGCTTCAAAGAAGCAAAAGCCGTAACGTATCTTCATCGTCAGAGGTTAAGAGACAGAACACTAAAAAGTGGAATGTGCAGAATTTCCGAGGAATGAAAGACGGGAAATGGTACCTTGTCATGATAGGCATAAACACTAAATACCTCGACATACCAGGCCTTCAGCGGTTGGTGTCACAAAAGCTATTCAACAATGATTGTGATAATCTTCAGGAAACTGTCCAGGAATACGTGAAATCCTTTAGCCATGTTGATTATCAATATACAGGATATGATTATCCTCATATACAAATCAGTCTGTCAGAGCCTCATTTCTATACTTCTGAGACTATTGCACACATTTTTGCTGATAGGGTAGTTGTAAATGGTAAAAATGATTATGACTATCAATGCTCTTACGAAATAAAAATTGATACAAAAGCCAAAAAAATCGTGGAATAAGAGGGCATTCTTATGAAGAGTTCAAAAGACCGACATCCACTCCGGATATCGGTCTTTTTTTTACGCCATACAGCTTGTCACGCCCAGTGCGGTAGCGATAGCTGACAGCACGCTGATGATTGTTTGAAGTGTAAACTTCCAAAATTCCTTATTCTTCATATATACCTCCTTTCTTTTTTATCCCTGCTTTATAGCCGTCCCTTATCAAGGGACTCAAAATCTTCATAGTTCTCATAGATTTAATTGGTTATTTTTTTATTGTCACAGAGCTCGAGCGCCGTGTGACCTAAGAGACTAAGGATTCTGCGTGCCTCCGCCCGCGCCACTTGGTGCCTCTGCATCCTTCACATACTGCCCGTAGGGTATGCGCTTCAGGTTGCCTGCGCTCTCTGTGCCCTGTAGCACGCTGGTCAGTTCCAGTGAGCACTCCTTCTTGAGTTGAGGACCAGAGATGTTGTCCAGTGCGCTGGTGTCGCCACGGAAGCGGATGTGCACGCCCTCCAAGTCGTTTGCCATGTTGAAGTCAGCAGGCTTCTCTACGCCCTTGCCTGCGATGGTGGGGTAGAAGATACCCAGTCCGTCGAGTTTCACGCCTATGCCCTACGAGATGAGTTCAGGGATGCAGCGTCCCAGTGTGGTGATAACGCCCTGAATGGTGTCGGTGGTGAGCAGTGAGCCGTGACGGGTGATGTGCTCACAGAGGGCTCGTGTTGAGATTGTCTGAGGCTGGTCAACCTTGGCGAACCACTTGCCGAAGGCTTTTGATTCCTCGTTCTTGTTCTGGTACAATGCCAGTTTCAATGATACTTTACGTTTTACCATGATACTTACTTTTTTTAAGGTTAAATACTAATTTTAATTTCTCACAGAATTTTTTTTTAATGTCACACAGATTCCACAGATTTCACAGATTTTTTTATTGTCACACAGAAATCACAGAAATCACAGAAAGGATTTTTCTTCGAAAAATTATAAACCATGGTGCGCAGCCTTGAGCCGTAGGCTCACATTTCTGTGATTTCCGTGATTTCTGTGTGACCTTTGAATTCACCGCGCAGCCCTGAGCCAGAGGCTCAAAAATCTGTGTCATCTGTGATATCTGTGTGACCTTAGGCTTACGCCGTGTACAGGCTGAACGGTGTGCGCGTCTTCTTCAGCGTTTTGCCCTTGCCCGTAGTCGTGATGACATTTGCCACCTCTACGGCACACTGCTTCATGAACGCCTTGCTGGTCAGGTTGTCCAGGTCGGTGCTGTCAGGACGGAAGCGCAGGTGTACCGCCTTCACGTGCTTCGTCACCTTGTAGTCTGCAGGCTTGTCCACACCGTCTGACTCCACAGATGGGTAGAAGATGCCCAGCCCTTCCAACTTCACGCCGATGCCCTGCTGTGCCAGTTCGGGGATGCAGCCCACCAACTTACGGATTACCGCCTCGATAGTCTCACGTGTGTAGAGTGAGCCGTGACTCTCCATGTGGTCGCACAGGCCGCGCATGGAAATCGTTTCCGACTGGTCAATCTCAGGGTACCACTTACCGAAGGCCTTTGAGTCCTCGTTGTTGTTCTGTCGCAGTGCGATTCTAAGTGTTGCTTTGTTCTTTACCATTTTTTTGTGTTTTTAAAGTGTTAGACAATTTGGTTTTAATATTTAATTTTCATTTTACCTTTTTACCTTTTCAATTTTTCACCTTTTTTTCTCCCCTCCGTTCTCGTCAGCCGTGTGCTCCGTTTTCGCTGCCCTTCCGCTCCGTTTTCGTCGGCTGTTCGCTCGGTGGGAGGTGCTTTTCAATTACAGTACAAAGGTACGAAAAAAATCTGAGATGTGCAAATAAATCTATGATTTATTTTTAGGATTTTTTCTTGATTGTATTCAAAATTCAGATATTCAGTATTCAGTTTTGTTTTAGCAGTAGAAATGGCGCTTTAGAATTATATACTATATATTATATATATAGTATATAATTTATTAGTCATATTTTTTCCTCTTTTTATGTTTCATACCTACCTTCAAAGAAACTGAATACTGAATATTGAATTTTGAATCAAAGTTTTCATCCTATATTTTGGAACTTTCAGATTTGTTGGTTATCGTTACAAACAGTTGGAAGATGTTAGCGACTGCCTAAAGAATCAGGAGCCTGTCCCGCCGATTCAAAGAACGTATCGCGATTGACGGGCATCGCACCTGATGAGCCGATAGGCATTCCCAGTGACAAGCCCGCCCGCTGGATAGCCGTAGGCGCAGCAATGGGCATTCAGGAATGCGGCACGGAAGGCTTTGATATGTTCTCTATGCTCCGAGGCTGGACGATGGCGAGGGAGTGAGAAGTAACAAAGAAAAGAGGATGTGTCAAAATAGGCACACCCTCTTTACTTGATGTCTGTATCTTTAAAGGGAAATTACAGATTTGCTAACTCTATGACTTTGTCAACTGCTGCGCTGAGGCCATCGACACTCTTACCGCCTGCCTGAGCGAAGTGGGGCTGACCGCCGCCGCCGCCCTGAATCAGTTTGGCGGCTTCGCGAACCATCTGACCGGCATTCAACTTGCGGTCGGCTACCATGTCGTCGCTCATCATGATAGAGAGTTGGGGCTTGTTGTCGGCATGGGTACCAAGTACGCAGAGCAGAGAGCCATCTACGGCAGCACGAATCTTGAAGGCCAAATCCTTGGCTGCAGCGGGAGCCATAGGAAGTACGGCGGTGATGACTTTCACACCGTTGACCTCGCGGGCTTTCTCTACCAACTGCTTGGCAGCGCGCTCTACGGCCTGTGCCTGGAAGCCTTCAATCTCTTTCTTCATGGCATCGTGCTCGTCGATGTATTTCTTGATGACGCCCTGCAAATCCTTGGCGTTGTTGAAGAATGACTTCACGGTCTTGAGGGTGTCTTCAAGCAGATAGAGCAGTTCCTCGCACTCGCTGCCTGTCTTGGCTTCGATACGACGGATACCTGCTGCAACGGAACTTTCTGAGATAATCTTGAACATGCCGATGCGACCTGTGCTGCTGGCGTGAACACCACCACAGAACTCACAAGAAGGTCCGAAGCGGACTACACGCACCTTGTCGCCGTACTTCTCGCCGAAGAGGGCGATAGCACCGAGTTTCTTAGCTTCCTCGAAAGGCATATCGCGATGTTCGTCGATATGGATGTCCTGACGAATCATATCGTTGACCATACGTTCTACCTCGCGCAACTGCTCGTCGGTCACCTTCTCGAAGTGTGAGAAGTCGAAGCGCAGGGTGTCGGGGCTGACGAAGGAGCCCTTCTGCTCTACATGGTCGCCCAATACTTGCTTCAAAGCATAGTCGAGCAGGTGGGTAGCGGTGTGGTTGGCTGCAGAGGCATTGCGCTTGTCGGTATCTACGCAAGCCATGAACTGTGCTGCGGGATCCTTTGGCAACTGCTTCACGATATGCACGCTCTGGTTGTTCTCGCGTTTGGTGTCAATGATTTCAATCGTCTCGTTCTCTGATACGAGTACGCCCTGATCGCCTACCTGACCACCCATCTCGCCATAGAAAGGTGTGTTGTCGAGCACCAGTTCGTAGAACTCGTTCTTCTTCTGCGTCACCTTGCGGTAGCGCAGGATGTGACACTCGTATTCGGTATAGTCGTAACCCACGAACTGCTGTTCGCCAACTGCCAGCTCTACCCAGTCGGAGTTCTCAACGGCTGCGGCATTGCGGGCACGGTCTTTCTGCTTCTGCATCTCGACATTAAACTGCTCTTCGTTGACGGTGAAGCCGTTCTCACGACAAATCAGTTCGGTGAGGTCCAAGGGGAAGCCGTAGGTGTCGAACAGGCGGAAAGCCTGAACGCCGTCGAGTTCGGTCTTACCCTCTGCCTTGAGTTGCTCCATAGCCTTGTCGAGCATAGAGATACCTTTGTCGAGGGTGCGCAGGAATGAATCTTCCTCTTCCTTCATCACCTTGGCGATGAGGGTCTGCTGAGCCTTCAACTCGGGGAAGGCATCGCCCATTTCCTCTGTGAGGGTAGGCAGGAGTTTGTAAAGGAAGGCCTCTTTCTGACCCAGGAAGGTGTAGGCATAACGTACGGCGCGGCGAAGGATGCGGCGAATGACGTAGCCAGCCTTGGCATTTGAGGGCAACTGACCATCGGCAATAGAGAAAGCAACTGCACGCAGGTGGTCAGCGCAGACGCGCATAGCCACGTTGATATCGTCCTGCTCCTTGGTGATGGGATTCTCAGTCTCTTCCTCGAAGGTGGTATATTTCAAGCCCGTAATCTGCTGCTCGGCCTTGATGATAGGCTGGAACACGTCGGTGTCGTAGTTAGAGTGCTTGCCCTGCAACATGCGAACCAAGCGCTCGAAACCCATACCAGTGTCAATCACGTTCATTGACAGGGGCTCCAGTGAGCCGTCAGCCTTACGGTTGAACTGCATGAACACGATGTTCCAGATCTCGATAACCTGTGGGTCGTCCTGATTTACCAGTTCGCGACCGGTCTTGCCGCTGGCCTTGCGCTGCTCAGGGGTACGAGAATCAACGTGAATCTCTGAGCAGGGACCGCAGGGACCCGTGTCGCCCATCTCCCAGAAGTTATCGTGCTTGTTACCATTGATGATATGGTCGGCAGGCACGTGCTTTGACCAGTATTTGGCAGCCTCGTCATCGCGGGGGATGTTTTCTTCGGGTGAACCCTCGAATACAGTAACGTACAAGTCTTCAGGATTCAACTTCAGTACATCCACCAGGTATTCCCAAGCCATATCGATGGCACCCTCCTTGAAGTAGTCACCAAACGACCAGTTGCCCAGCATCTCGAACATGGTGTGGTGATAGGTGTCGTGACCTACTTCCTCCAAGTCATTGTGCTTACCGCTGACGCGCAGACACTTCTGGGTGTCTGCACGGCGACGAGGCTCTGGGTCGCGGGTGCCCAAAATGATATCTTTCCACTGGTTCATGCCGGCATTGGTAAACATCAATGTCGGGTCGTCCTTAATTACCATGGGTGCAGAGGGCACGATGGCATGCTGTTTTGACTCGAAAAACTGTTTGAACGAGTCACGAATTTCTTTTGCAGTCATTATCAATGTTTGGTTATTTTCAATTTTGCGTGCAAAATTACAAAATTATTTCCGATAAATGCCTATGAATTAGGAATTATTTCGTATCTTTGCAAACAAAATTTATACGAAAAGAGTAAGACTATGGCATTGAACTTGAACAAGAACTTGAAACTCTACTATTCCATTAAGGAAGTGGCAGAGATGTTTGACCTTAACGAGAGTACTTTGCGCTTCTGGGAAACAGAGTTCCCGTACCTGAAACCAAAGACGGCAGGTCCAAGTAAGGTGCGTCAATATACCGAGAAGGATATTGAGCAAATCAAGTTGATTCACAACCTGGTGAAGGTACGTGGATTTAAGTTGGCTGCTGCGAAGAAAATAATTAACTCTAATCGTGATGGTGCAAATCGTAAGGCTGAAGTGCTGACACGCCTGATGTCTGTGCGTGATGATTTGCAAGCTCTGAAGAAGCAGCTTGACGGGTTGCAGTAAATTCGATAGTCTTAGCAATAAAAAAAATGGCGCCTGTTCAAGGGCGCCATTTGTCTTCTCTGGAGAATACCTTTTCCAGTGTTATTTCTTTTGCCTCTTTCTTTGTGAGCTGTCGGCTCCAAGATACGCGTTTGTCGATAGTAGCGCCTTCACCGATATTTTCATACTCCATATAGCGGGCTGTCTGTTCGCGTTCTTTCTGCCAGTGATGCCATCCCTCGGGACGAATCTGTTTGGGTAACGTGCAATGCATGAACAGTGTGTAACCGTAATCGCGCCAAGGGCGTCCTAGGTAAACCTTCGTTACATTATCAGCAGTAGTTATAGTACATTGGTTGAAGATATAGCCGAAGGGGATGTGCTTTGGCGTTGAGGCTGCGGTGATATAGCTGTTTGCCTTGCAATGAATGGTACACTGCTCGAACCAAGCGGTTGAAGGACCGAAAATGAAATCTGTGGTGCCCTCTATATAGCAGTGGTCAAAGAATAGGCGGGTTCCTTCCATGCCTGTATAGACGGTGTCCTGATGACCAAGGAAACGACAGTTGGTGAAGGTCAGGCAATCGCCCTGCGTATGCAGTGCTACGGCCTGTCCTAAACGGGCGGCGTTGTTCTCGATAGTGAGGTTCTTGAAGGTGATGTGGTTGGCATCGACCCTGACGGTGAACGTGCGGAAGGTGCCGATGGTAGGCTTCTTACTGTCGCCTGTTACCGCCTGACTGATAGCCATAGGCCATGTGCCTTGATTTATCTGAATATTGGCGTGGTCGTCATAGGTGATGATGGTCTCATCGCGACTCTCACCACAGAGCTCAATGTTTTGTACCCATTGTGGAATAATGAGTTTTTCTTTGTAGGTGCCCTTCTTAATGTAGATAACTTTGTGATAATCCATGAAGGCACGACAGACCTCAATGGCATCGGTAACGGTGCGAAACTGGCCTGTGCCGTCGCGTGCCACCACGATAGTGTCTGGGTTGTCATAAGACGAAGCAGCATAAGTGGTGCTCACGAGTAGTGTGCAGATAGTAGTTAGCAGTAGTTTCTTCATATTTTTTACATAATCTGTGAAATCTCTTTCAGGTCGTCAACCTCTTTTAGTCGATCAATGATTTCTGCTACATCGTCGCGGTCATGAACGCGCAAGTCAATGATACCGTCGAAGATGCCGTCCTCGGTGGTAAATGTCAGCTTGCGAATATCAACGCTCAACTGGTTAGATATAATAGTCGTAACCTCGTTGACTAGTCCTCGGCGGTCAATGCCTCCCAAACGTATTGTTGCGTCGAAGAACATCTTCTTATGCATATCCCATTTTACGTCAAGAATACGATTACCATAACTGGCTTTTAGCTTGTTGGCAATTGTACAGGTGCGTTTATGGATTTCAATGCGATTGTTATTGTCGATATAGCCTAAAGTGTCATCGCCTGGTATAGGGTGGCAACAGTCGGGGAACAGGTATTGGTGGATGTTGTCCTCGTTGATATAGATTGGCTTTTTCTTGTTGAACTTTTCGGGTACGATGAACAATTCTGTCTTTTCCTTTTTCTCTTCCTCTTTTTTGGCTTTGACAAAGGGAACGAATTTACGCCATCCGCCACCATTATTATCATTTTTCTTTTTGTTCTTACCTTTTAGCTCGTCAATATCTTTCTCGCCGAGAATAAAGGTGTTGTCTCCAAGTCCCTGATAGAGTTCCTCGCGACGTGTGACATCAAACATCTTACACAGACGGTCGATGACGGCGGGCGACAATTCAACGTTGTATTTCGCCAGCCATGTCTCCAGTTTGTCTTCTCCCTTCTTCTGGATATCGCGGTTAGCACGGCGCAGGATAGCCTCAATCTTAGCCTTTGCCTTTGCCGTAGTCACAAAGTTAATCCACGAGGGCTGCACGTGATGCGACTTTGATGTCAGGATTTCCACCTGATCACCACTGGCCAATCGGTGGCTTAGTGGAACCAACTTATGGTTCACTTTTGCACCGATACAGTGAGAACCTAAGAAGGTATGAATAGAGAATGCAAAGTCGAGCACGGTACTATCGGCAGGCATCGTTTTGATTTCACCTTTAGGCGTGAATACAAATATCTCGCTGGCAAAGAGGTTCAACTTGATAGCGTCGAGGAAGTCCATAGCGTCGGGCTGAGGATCATCCAGAATCTCCTTGATGGTGCGAAGCCATTCGTTGAGCTCATTCTCGTCTTCAGAAATCTGTCCATCCTCACTGCTACCTTCCTTGTACTTCCAGTGGGCAGCCAATCCCTGTTCGGCAATCTCGTTCATGCGGTCAGAGCGAATCTGAACCTCAATCCAATGTCCCTGTTTTGACATCAGTGTGACGTGAAGTGCCTGGTAGCCGTTAGCCTTCGGCTGGTTCAGCCAGTCGCGAATACGATCAGGATTCTTCTTATAAATCTTAGTCAGCGCAACGTAAATGTTAAAGCATTCGTTGATTTCCTCATCACGTACTTTGGGCGTGAAGATAATGCGTACTGCTAAAATGTCATAGATTTCGTCAAAAGAT containing:
- a CDS encoding MerR family transcriptional regulator; translated protein: MALNLNKNLKLYYSIKEVAEMFDLNESTLRFWETEFPYLKPKTAGPSKVRQYTEKDIEQIKLIHNLVKVRGFKLAAAKKIINSNRDGANRKAEVLTRLMSVRDDLQALKKQLDGLQ
- a CDS encoding bifunctional (p)ppGpp synthetase/guanosine-3',5'-bis(diphosphate) 3'-pyrophosphohydrolase → MTDEELKLQEQEQEAADNKLINEAYDKLINDYLKSRHRKKVDLIGKAFNFARQAHKGVRRLSGEPYIMHPIAVAQIVCSEIGLGSTSICSALLHDVVEDTDYTVEDIENMFGPKIAQIVDGLTKISGGIFGEQASAQAENFKKLLLTMSEDIRVILIKIADRLHNMRTLDSQPANKQYKIAGETLYLYAPLAHRLGLYKIKSELENLSFKFEHPEEYAFIERKLEETRLSRHQSFDEFTQPIEAALQKMGFQYEIKERVKTPYSIWNKMQKKHVSFDEIYDILAVRIIFTPKVRDEEINECFNIYVALTKIYKKNPDRIRDWLNQPKANGYQALHVTLMSKQGHWIEVQIRSDRMNEIAEQGLAAHWKYKEGSSEDGQISEDENELNEWLRTIKEILDDPQPDAMDFLDAIKLNLFASEIFVFTPKGEIKTMPADSTVLDFAFSIHTFLGSHCIGAKVNHKLVPLSHRLASGDQVEILTSKSHHVQPSWINFVTTAKAKAKIEAILRRANRDIQKKGEDKLETWLAKYNVELSPAVIDRLCKMFDVTRREELYQGLGDNTFILGEKDIDELKGKNKKKNDNNGGGWRKFVPFVKAKKEEEKKEKTELFIVPEKFNKKKPIYINEDNIHQYLFPDCCHPIPGDDTLGYIDNNNRIEIHKRTCTIANKLKASYGNRILDVKWDMHKKMFFDATIRLGGIDRRGLVNEVTTIISNQLSVDIRKLTFTTEDGIFDGIIDLRVHDRDDVAEIIDRLKEVDDLKEISQIM
- a CDS encoding smalltalk protein; this encodes MKNKEFWKFTLQTIISVLSAIATALGVTSCMA
- a CDS encoding rhomboid family intramembrane serine protease, whose protein sequence is MLYVFGWSLALSLIWGFSRWIWVTSLHVFETGGTIPHVVVPLSLTAVQLLLCRHFIRGIHNSIEWAVWIVLPVISFLLYFSVGVYVEVRNSFCIDFEMSHQLAMLWQTILMFEALALFLIYQHYYVIEEYEDSAQKTIRPVFKPYIFARILVLYIVPAIMVLMFIAMKSDAMRSGQNVNWSLIRWGSLFFPYVLAEGEWWRLISYAFQHGSLVHLVSNMICYWWCMQALLKRYNGYQLLGVFLLTSFFSGVSILVFSEQNTIGASGGVFGLMAFWAIDSFYTLKSIEKKKERASVVDRRKLELEQIDVRTECSSVISMLAYNVVHSFAAAVSTSGHFGGLVAGVAVWFLFNIWPILTWIIASLSVVLIVFCLYNCRITLMQIHSDNFKAKMLQRSKSRNVSSSSEVKRQNTKKWNVQNFRGMKDGKWYLVMIGINTKYLDIPGLQRLVSQKLFNNDCDNLQETVQEYVKSFSHVDYQYTGYDYPHIQISLSEPHFYTSETIAHIFADRVVVNGKNDYDYQCSYEIKIDTKAKKIVE
- a CDS encoding pectinesterase family protein — encoded protein: MKKLLLTTICTLLVSTTYAASSYDNPDTIVVARDGTGQFRTVTDAIEVCRAFMDYHKVIYIKKGTYKEKLIIPQWVQNIELCGESRDETIITYDDHANIQINQGTWPMAISQAVTGDSKKPTIGTFRTFTVRVDANHITFKNLTIENNAARLGQAVALHTQGDCLTFTNCRFLGHQDTVYTGMEGTRLFFDHCYIEGTTDFIFGPSTAWFEQCTIHCKANSYITAASTPKHIPFGYIFNQCTITTADNVTKVYLGRPWRDYGYTLFMHCTLPKQIRPEGWHHWQKEREQTARYMEYENIGEGATIDKRVSWSRQLTKKEAKEITLEKVFSREDKWRP
- the alaS gene encoding alanine--tRNA ligase, whose translation is MTAKEIRDSFKQFFESKQHAIVPSAPMVIKDDPTLMFTNAGMNQWKDIILGTRDPEPRRRADTQKCLRVSGKHNDLEEVGHDTYHHTMFEMLGNWSFGDYFKEGAIDMAWEYLVDVLKLNPEDLYVTVFEGSPEENIPRDDEAAKYWSKHVPADHIINGNKHDNFWEMGDTGPCGPCSEIHVDSRTPEQRKASGKTGRELVNQDDPQVIEIWNIVFMQFNRKADGSLEPLSMNVIDTGMGFERLVRMLQGKHSNYDTDVFQPIIKAEQQITGLKYTTFEEETENPITKEQDDINVAMRVCADHLRAVAFSIADGQLPSNAKAGYVIRRILRRAVRYAYTFLGQKEAFLYKLLPTLTEEMGDAFPELKAQQTLIAKVMKEEEDSFLRTLDKGISMLDKAMEQLKAEGKTELDGVQAFRLFDTYGFPLDLTELICRENGFTVNEEQFNVEMQKQKDRARNAAAVENSDWVELAVGEQQFVGYDYTEYECHILRYRKVTQKKNEFYELVLDNTPFYGEMGGQVGDQGVLVSENETIEIIDTKRENNQSVHIVKQLPKDPAAQFMACVDTDKRNASAANHTATHLLDYALKQVLGDHVEQKGSFVSPDTLRFDFSHFEKVTDEQLREVERMVNDMIRQDIHIDEHRDMPFEEAKKLGAIALFGEKYGDKVRVVRFGPSCEFCGGVHASSTGRIGMFKIISESSVAAGIRRIEAKTGSECEELLYLLEDTLKTVKSFFNNAKDLQGVIKKYIDEHDAMKKEIEGFQAQAVERAAKQLVEKAREVNGVKVITAVLPMAPAAAKDLAFKIRAAVDGSLLCVLGTHADNKPQLSIMMSDDMVADRKLNAGQMVREAAKLIQGGGGGQPHFAQAGGKSVDGLSAAVDKVIELANL